Sequence from the Neptunomonas japonica JAMM 1380 genome:
GGCTTGTGCAGTAGAGTTTGTCGTTGTTTGTCCTGCTTGCATTGCTGTGTTACGTGCACTGATGACTGTTTCTAAGGTTGCCTGTTCGTGCGAAGCGTAGCCTTTAACAGTTTCGATAAGGTTAGGTATTAGGTTATGACGGCGCTTTAGCTGCACCTCTATACCGCTCCATGCTTCTTCTGTTCTTGCGCGTTTATCAACTAACCCGTTGTACAAGCTGATAACGTAAAGAACGAGAGCAACAATAAGCCCAAGAATAATTGAGAGTGTTAACACAAGATTTATCTCCATCACTAAGCGTAACTAGGCATGTTAAAGGTTGATATTAAAGTTTGAAGTTTAGCTTACTACAACTGAATGCTTCCCGTATTTTTACCAGCCACCCCCACCACCCCCACCACCGCCGCCCCCCGATGAGCCGCCACTAAAACCGCTGCCTGAGGAAGACGGGGGTGTAGAAGACGATGCAATGGCGCTATCTAGCCCAGTGGCTAGGCTTGATGATAATGAAGAAATATGGCCATAGTTGTGGCCTTTGTACCAGTGTAATGAGCTGTGACTGTTGATAGTTTTAGCCATCAGTATTTCAGTAAATTTTTCACCCCATTCATTTTCCACCCCAAGTGCAATGGCATAAGGTAAGTATTGCTCAAACAGCTCAGGCGTTTTTTCGGGCGGGTGTTGAGCGTTAAGCAAGTCTTTTTCCGCTATAGCTAGATAGCTTTTAAAGCCTTCAATACTATCCAAAGTTACTCTGCCTGCTATGGTGGGAGCCTCCAGCAGCCAGTAAAATAACACAAGGGAAAGGCCTGATATTAAGCAATATGTGGGGAGGGCAATGCTCTCTATATCGAATGAGAACTCCCCAAACATTGAGATGAAAGGTCCTCCCGCGGTAAAAATGAAAACCGCTGGCAAAAGTGCAGGTATGAGTTTGAAAATGTTTCTGGCAGGTGATGACGAGTTAACCGCACGGATAGAGCGGCGAACGGCAGTGATAAATACACTACCGAAGATACCAGCAAATACCGATAGGAATATTAGTTCTACACGTTGGTCTTGAATGGCCATAAAAATGCCTAGAGCAATGGCAAGCGCCGCTCCTGCAAAAAACCAGAACCGGTTGTTAGAAAAGTTTTGCTTGGCATACTCTCGAATTAGAGTCTTTTTAAGTTTTAATTGCGTGTTAGAGACGGTTTGTGAATATTTGCCACCAATACTTCGTTGTTGGCGGTTATTTTTAAATAGCTCTGTAGCTAATGCTTGTTCACTAGGAAACAGCTCTGTCGTACTCCCCGTTCTAGTGATTATGTAACTACTGTTATTCGAAGTGGGTTGAATGGTTATGTAGCCTTTTACGGCGAGGTTAATTAATGCAGCAGTAAAAGCTGAGGGTTTAACACGTCGATCTTTTATGAATTGGCAGGCTGCTGGAGATAATCCTTTTGGAGGAGAGAATAGAGGGATAATGGTACCGCTCTTAGGGTCCCGACCTACTGCAAACCAAGCCAACAGTAAGTAACCTAAAATAATGAGGGTGCTCACCCCTGAAAAAATAGTCATACGAAAATCTTGGATGAACCAGCTACTTTGTTGTGATGCTGATGGCGGGTTTATGATGCCTTTATTCCAGGCGACAACAATACTCATCCCTTCGCGAAGGTTGAGCACTTGGCTGCTATTGAATGAAACTTCAAATGGAAGTTTTTGTACGGCATTAGCATAACTTGAAGTGCTGCCCATTTTTCCGGTAAAGACGGTATAGTCTTTAATAACAGCGCTCGAGGGGAGTGATATGGTTGCGCTTGCTTTATCAATAGGAAATGTAAACCCATGGCCTATTGCGTTAAAGTACAGCTCATCTTGCTGCGCTAAAAACTGTATTTGTCGATTGGTACGGTAAAAAATTTCATACGTATGCTGGCCCTTAGATACATATTTATCTTTATCGCCAATATATATGCGGATGCCATTTTGTTGCTTTTGGGTGTGATATGGCTCGTTTTCTCCATCACGCGTAACGCTAACAACTTCAAAACCAACATGGTGTTTCTCAGGAGCGACGAGGGCGTTAGGCGTGGTGGCAGGTATAGTATACGTCGTGGGAAAGTCACGATAGATTCCTCGCCTGATCGCTGCATGCTCTGCTGTCACAGTGATTGTTTCTGTGACGAGTAGCTCGCCATCTTCTGTTACTAGAATGCGCGTATCGTAATTGAGTATGCGCTCTTGTGAGAAGGCTGAAGACGTCGTCAGTAATAAAAACAACAGCATGATATAGCATGCAAATGTATTCCTTTTCACTGTTGCTTTCCTCGTTGCTTAGATAAAAAAATTAACTGAGTTTAGCGTTATCTTCTCCTATAGTCTGCGTCGTTATGCCACATTTTTTGTAATATTAGTTGGTGCTAAAGTTGCATTTTCTAATGCGATGGGGGTGTAGTGTGAAGAGTGCGAGAAAAGTTCTTTGTATTTTTGTGTCATTAGTATCTGTTAGTTCTGTAGCGGATGATAAACCGTTAGAAATTAAGGTTACTAGAGGCGCGCTAGAAGACGTTTCGGTTGAACACTTTTTTCCTGACACTCTTACCGTAAAGCCAGCTTCTGATATGGCAGAACTACTAAGTTCAGTTAATGGCGTGTCGGGAGTGCGTATGGGAGGGAGAGGCACTGATCTTATTATTCGTGGGCAACGCGAAACACAGCTGAATATTTTGTTAGATGGCGCTTACCTTCATGGAGGCTGCCCAAATCGAATGGATCCTCCAACCACTTATGCTTCTGGCGATAGTTATGATTCGATTTCTCTTATCAAGGGGAGTCAAACGGTACTCTATGGAAGTGGAGGAAGTGGAGGTACTGTAATTCTGAAGCGTAATAAACCGGCTCTAAACGAGCAGGGGTATCATGCAAGTTACTCGGGTGTCGTGCGAAGTAATGGTGAGGGTGGTTCTATTTCTGCGGATATAGCTGGCGGAAATGATAATGGTTACATACGTTTTATCGGTGAAGTTGCTGATGTAGACAGCTACGAAGATGGCAATGGTGATACGGTACGTTCAGCATATGAGTCTCGTTCTGGTTCCCTCATTCTAGGAGCTCAGCTGAGTGATAATACCGATTTAACAATGAGTTATGATCGTAATGAGGAGCGTGATGTTCTATATGCCGGTGCTAATATGGATTCGCCCGAATCTAATGCTGATATTTACCGGATGAAACTTGAGCATCAGTTCAGCCATTCTGCAATTCAAAGCCTAAAAGCTGAACTATTTCAAAGTAATGTTGATCATTTAATGGATAGCTACTCGCTGCGGAATAGATCGATGGGTATGTATGCACCTAGTACTTCAGATACCACGGGTGGGCGCATAACGTTAGACGCTTGGTTTGGCGCTCATCAAGCGACGTTTGGTGTGGATTATCAAAAAAATTCCCGCAATGGAGTGGTCTACAATTATCCAGCTAACCAGCCAATGGGGCAATTATGGCCTGATGTGATAATTGAGCAAGTGGGTCTTTTTGGGGAAGTAAACCGTAGGCTTTCGTCACTAGATCAAATTAAATTGGGGCTACGTTATGATTACATTACTGCCAATGCTGATAATGTAAATACGCTGTTTATGATGACGCAGACCGCAGCGGGCCTATATGGCACAGTACCTCATCAACAGAATGAGCATAATATTGCGGGGTTTGCTACGTGGCAGCATAAGCTTGGATCTGACTACCAGCTAGCTATGACGGCTTCGCGAAGCGTACGCACAGCGGATGCAACAGAACGTTATATGGCAAAAAATAACTGGATAGGTAACCCTTGGATAGCGCCTGAGAAACATCATCAGCTTGAATGGGTTTTTAGTAATGTAGGCGAAACTCCATGGTCAATTTCAGCGTATTACAATAGAGTGAATGATTATATTCTACGTTATAAAGCGAGTGGTAAAGATAGGTATCAAAATGTTGATGCTGAGATTTATGGGGCTGACCTGGAATACCAATACCCCATTAATCATCAATGGTTACTGAAGAGTAGCCTGAGCTATACCGTGGGGAATAACGTAGATAGTAACCAGCCATTGTCTCGAATTTCACCGTTATCTGCACAATTACAAGCATTATATTCTGCGACTACTTGGGAAGCGGGTGTGGTTGGTCGGTTTGTCGCTGCGCAGAATAATGTGTGTTTAGCCGCTTCAGACTGTGGAGGCTTAGATGTTACGAAAACACCAGGGTATGGTGTGGTTGATTTGTTTATGGATTATCGTTTATCACCTGCTATATCGATGGCGGCTGGTGTCGATAACCTATTTGATAAAACATACCGCAATCATGAAAGTCGTGATGATGTGTTTGACCCTATACCATTACAAGTTAATGAGCCGGGGCGTTCTGTTTGGCTAAAATTAACCGGTCGCTTTTAAAGCGTTAGGTTATGAGTTTTTATTAGATTAATGAATGCTTCTGCTGCTATCTGTGAAGTATCTGACATAGCGAATATACTTGAAAATATATTCGCTATGTCAACATTATCGCTCGACTCTTAATAAGAATAGGACACGGTCAGCGAACCGTAGCTTTGAGCATCCAGCTGCGTTTCGAACTCTTTAGTACGATAGACGCGAGCGAAAGATACTTTCCACTTGTTGTATACCCCAGCCACACCAATAGCCGCATCTGCCACTATGTGCTTTTTAGAAACTGAATGGCTATCTTGATAAGAGTTCCCATCAAGAAATATATTTTGCAAAACTAGTCGTCCATCAAAAGAAGCGAATGCATGTAGTCCCCAGCCTTTTCGTAGGCGAGGGTCTTCATTGCCTGGAGCGCTGTTATCGCCACCAGGACGTAATGCTGATGTACCAAAGTCATCTGGTAGGCGAAAACCAAAGCGTAGCTCGGCACCGGTATTGGCATAAGTGGCTACATTACCTAAGCTGCCACCGTAATGGGTAATAAAGTCGTAGCTCAAGCGGCCATAAATAGGGCGTTTAGAGAGGCGGTGTTTATGCTCCCACACTACTTGAAACCCAGGCTCGTTTTTTAATTGGTTGTCCCATCCTTGAAATAGATCAATACCCCGGGTGCGGTGTACTAAATCTTGGGCTTCCTGAGCAAAGGCTGCAGGGCCTACAACGCCTAAATTAACTTCAACAGAATTAAGCGTGTTCTGTGTCTTTGCATGATAGCCAAAGCCTGCATATAACCAGCCTGCATACGGGCGATCATTTGGGTCGATAGTGGTTCTATCAGGATCTTCAGGTGTATACATCTGCTGGCCAATCGTGAAAACCAGATTGCGGTGTATATTGTCCTTGCTGTTTTCTGGGTCTGGGTAAAGTGGTGTGAACCAATAGTTTACTTCTCGTAGCCAAGAAGGGAGTTCAGGGTCATAGAGGTAAGTATCAATATCAGGTGAGACCCACGCTAAGCGAATACCGTTGGTGTAACTCTGGTCGGTATCGGCAAAGAGATCGTTTTCAAAGTAGAGGTTATGCGTCCAGGGCGCAGCAACCGCAGAAGTCGATGATAGCGTTAGTGCTATTAATAGTTGTAAGTATTGTGGTTTCATTTTAAAAGAATAATTTAGGTTCAGGGCGTCGGGTTAGCAATCGCCATGTGATAAGAAATAGGAGTATGAATACCCCCATTGTTATTTGGGGTAGGGATAGCCCAAGATACTGCCATGTGTTGTCTAAGCATTCATTATTGTTAGCCAATAGTGTTTGTAGATCAGATAAAAAGGGCAGGGTACTGCTCAGGGTTTCAAAATCTCTGTTAAAACCAGCACTGCAGATTGTTTCTGCGTGCTGTAATTCTAACCATACGTAACGCCCTGCAGCACTTAACCCTAAAATGGCGAATAGCCAATTAATCAACCCATATAGGCGTTGGCCAAATGTCCAAGGGTTATGCACAAACGCCAAGAGAAATACTATGCTCATACACAATAAGCTCAGCCGAACGATGCTACATAAAGAGCAATTGATGGCACTGAGATGTTGTTCTAGGACTGTTGATGCATAAGCTAGAGATGCACCAGTAATGAAAAAACCTACTAAATTTAACCTTCGGTAAGAAAATAGCGTGTTATCAGTTTTCTTCACATGCAGCCCTATTTTAGTGTGTTGTCCCAGAGTTAAGACTGTTATTTTTTTAACCACTGCCCATTTGGTTTTTGCACATAACTGCCTTGAAGAGCTCTATCATACAGGCGCTGTCCAATGCGTATTTCCATTACCTTGAGTGTAACTCCGGCTTTCTTAGCGCTTTTAGTATAGGCGGATTTTCGCTTAGTGTTGATCTCATTAATTAAGTGAAGGGTGTTGTTATTGGGTGTCGCATGCACGCTGGCAAGGTAGCCAGAAGGTGTTTCACCAACAAGTCCTTGTGCCTTTGCTTCGCCTAATGTCACTGCCCAAGCGGGTGTTGCGATAACGCTAACGAGCAATAAAAGAGCACTTAGGAGTTTAGTGGTTGTCTGTATCATTAGTCTTTACTCCTAGAATAAATCGCTTTGGTCACTGAGAAGATCATCAATCTCACGATCAACTTTAATAAGAATCTTGTGCTCAATTTTAACATTCAGATTAATATTTATAGGCTCATTGGGGACAGCAACCTGTACTTTGGGTGAGCAGCCCATAAGCAGGATACTGCTAAGCAGTACGCCTGATAGAACCGTAATATTGCGTTGCATAAAGGTGTTCCTTCAACATTCGTCTAAGGTGTACGGTAACGTTTCTCTATCCTGTTCGTCAATTCGTCAGTGAATTGCAAGGTTTTCATGAGCTTATGCAGGTTCTCTTCAATATTTACTGAAAAATTCACCTGTTGCCCATTGTTCCATTCAGGATTGTTGCCGCCTAACTGTGTTTTTAACAAGAGTGCTCCGTCCGGGGAGTAATCTGCCAATATAGACAACTTATTATAGTGAAAGTTAGAAAGTGCATCTAAAGCGATGCCTAAACCTAAATAAGAATCGCGCAATGCTTGGATGCTCGCATTTGGTTGGTAACGAATAATGCCTGGTCCACGTGCCTGTAACTTGCCTTGTGAAACACTCAAACCCACAATGCTATAGCGAAGTGGTAAGTCACCATCAAGAATGCCTTCACCGCTTAGCCCAGGCTGTTGCTCTAACTGTAATAAAGCGTCAAGAGAGAGGCTGCGTAGGTACAAGTCTGTGTTTATTGTTAGAGGGCTTAGTACGCTGTAAAAAGGAGCCAGTTGGAATGTTCCCTCTAGTAGCGACCCTGACAGGTGTCTAATGTCTGCTATGGCATTCGTTGTTCCAAGCTTATTAAGCCGAAATTCTGACTTTAGATTGCTTATCTGTATCCCCGCATCAATTTTATCTACGGTCAGTGAGCCTTGCTCATCTATGCGCTTATCTCTGAGGTGGGTTTTGCTGTTTATGGATATTCCATCTACAGCAATATTTTCATGGGTAAGACTTATATTATTTGCGATATGATTAATTGTGCCGTCTAAACGCCCGCTAAACCATTGAAAGTGCCCGGTCTGAGTATAATTCCCACTGGTGAAGGTTAACGCTTCTGGCAGCATGAAAGGTAGGTAGGGCTGCCATTGGGCTTTGCTGCCTGCTAGTGATATCTCTTTAGTCCGCCATTGCGCGTCAATTAACTCTCTGTCTAAATCAGCGCTCATGCTGATTGCAGTGCTTAGTGCAATGTCTTTGCTTTGAACACTAAGGCCTACCTTGAGATGATGTAAGTGGGCATATATATTTCCGCTAACACTCAAGCTGGGTAGTTTTTGCGTGCCTTGCCTTAGATTAATTAAACCTGCCTTGATGTTTATTGACGCTGTCCTTTGGGTAACATCGATATCTTTAAGTGCGAGCTTGATGGGTTTGCTGGCTATATATATGTCTGCATTGCTAATAGCGTGGGGTGTAATAGTAATGCTGAAAGGCTCTATCGTTGTTGTTCCATTGTCCTGAATATTGAAAGCGCTGTTTAATTTAATGTTGGCTTTTGTGATTGCTAGTTCACTTCGCCTGAACTGAAAAATCGATAACTCACTTTGGGGTGCGAGGCTAAGTTTTAGCTTGTTAGGGTAGCTATACCCTATCGCTGAAGAAAGGTTTAAATATAAGCTCTTTAAACTGATATCTTCCGTGGTGTTAAGCGTGCCGTTGACACCTCTTAAAGGGTGGCTTGCCCACATATTAAACCGGTTATCTTGTGTAGTTGTGAGGCTTAGCAGCCACTCTTCAATATTGCCTTCATAGTACTTTGCAAATGAAAGGTCAGTTTTTCCTGAGTAAGATCCGCTGATAGCCGGTATTTTTTCTATTTCTGGAAGCGCTAGTAGGCGTGCTAGTTTTAGGGTTTTTTCTAAATCTAAGGAGTGTAATGTTTGCAGAGTAATGGTGTCGTCATTGCTGAACAATTGTCCCGTTAATCTGAAAACAGGATTGAAGATGGGGGCTGCCCGATCAATGATATTTATTGTAAAACGGTTGTCTTTTAATAGCGTAATGTCAGAGTGAGTTAACTCTTTTTCGTTGATGCTGCTGAGTACGCGGCTGAGTAGTCGCTCCTGAGTTAGAAATATATTTCCAGTAAATTGATAAAGAGGTTGATTAGGGCCGTGCCACTTTACACTCAATTGACCTATGACTAACTCATCCGCAGGGGCAAAATCCAACCATGAATCTGGCAATAACAATGAGAGGTCAAGTGAAGAGAGGTCTTCTTCTGGCTCTTCAGCAGAATTTTTACCTGTCATAGCAATATCAAGACTAGCAGAAGGGATTTCTATACGGCTCAGCTCACCTCTAAGAAATAAAGCCCATGGCTCGTAAGTGATGCGGATGGGGCCTGCGGTAAGTGTAGAAACACGATTGTCAGCATGTTTCTCAACGCTGATTTGGGAAATGAGCAGTTCTCGGTGGCTGGGATATTCAACGCTAAATACCGGTTTTTGAAAGCCTTGGTCTAGTAGCCAGCTCTCTACTACATTTTTAGCAATGAAGGGCATTGCAACATAGCTCAGCGAAGGTAGTGCCAATAGCACTACCAAACTAAGCAAAAGCCAGCGTTTCATTTTATTACCCAACTAGCATGCTAGATGTTATCCAGCATAATATCGTCGAGGCGAGCAACTGCTATTTTTATCATAAAAATAAGCTCCGAATAATTATCCGTGTTCGCTTCAATATCTAAATCCCCCAAGCGATCCGCTATTTCATCTAAGGTTTCCCCTTGGGGGCTAATGTGGTTCTCTCTGAGTAACCAGTGAATCAGACCTGTTACTTCCGCTGCATTACTGACATCATCTAGATTATCTAAGAATTGATCACGCTTTTTACACAAAGCGGGCATGAGTAAATCATTGTCATCAGTACTTACATAGAGCCTGAGTAGCTCATCAGCTGTGGTTGCATTTTGAAGGTCTAGGTGATCACTCATTAGCGAATTTTCCTGACGATATTCAGGCCATCTCGCACGGTAAGAAAAACATTTTCCATATCAGGATCATCAGCAATTAAACGGTTGGTTTCTACTAAGGTATCGTCTATTTCTGATTCGGGTTGTAATACTTTTCCTGACCACAACACGTTATCTAAAATAATGAGACCGCCTGGACGCGTAAGCTCTTTTACTTTCAAGTAGTAGTCTAAGTAACTGCGTTTGTCGGCATCAATGAAGGTGAAGTCCAGTGGTCCATCTATAGTTTCTAGCGTATCCAGTGCTTTGCCAAAGATGACATCGATTTTATTCCCATGTTCGCTACGCTCGAAAAAGGTTTTTGCAAACTCTATAGCACGAGGGTTAGTCTCACAGCAGATAAGCTTGCCATCAGCCGGCATCCCTTCGGCGATAGATAATGCGGAATAACCCGTAAACATACCAATTTCAAGGGCGCGTTTAGGCTGGTGGATGGCGCTGAGCATTTTAAGTGTGCGGCCAACCAGTCTGCCGGATAGTTTTTGTGGCCAACCCATGGTTTCATTGGTGGCAGAAATTAGTTCTGTTAGTAGCGGTGGCTCTTCACTTGTATTGAGAAAAGC
This genomic interval carries:
- a CDS encoding DUF2207 domain-containing protein, which produces MKRNTFACYIMLLFLLLTTSSAFSQERILNYDTRILVTEDGELLVTETITVTAEHAAIRRGIYRDFPTTYTIPATTPNALVAPEKHHVGFEVVSVTRDGENEPYHTQKQQNGIRIYIGDKDKYVSKGQHTYEIFYRTNRQIQFLAQQDELYFNAIGHGFTFPIDKASATISLPSSAVIKDYTVFTGKMGSTSSYANAVQKLPFEVSFNSSQVLNLREGMSIVVAWNKGIINPPSASQQSSWFIQDFRMTIFSGVSTLIILGYLLLAWFAVGRDPKSGTIIPLFSPPKGLSPAACQFIKDRRVKPSAFTAALINLAVKGYITIQPTSNNSSYIITRTGSTTELFPSEQALATELFKNNRQQRSIGGKYSQTVSNTQLKLKKTLIREYAKQNFSNNRFWFFAGAALAIALGIFMAIQDQRVELIFLSVFAGIFGSVFITAVRRSIRAVNSSSPARNIFKLIPALLPAVFIFTAGGPFISMFGEFSFDIESIALPTYCLISGLSLVLFYWLLEAPTIAGRVTLDSIEGFKSYLAIAEKDLLNAQHPPEKTPELFEQYLPYAIALGVENEWGEKFTEILMAKTINSHSSLHWYKGHNYGHISSLSSSLATGLDSAIASSSTPPSSSGSGFSGGSSGGGGGGGGGGGW
- a CDS encoding TonB-dependent copper receptor; the encoded protein is MKSARKVLCIFVSLVSVSSVADDKPLEIKVTRGALEDVSVEHFFPDTLTVKPASDMAELLSSVNGVSGVRMGGRGTDLIIRGQRETQLNILLDGAYLHGGCPNRMDPPTTYASGDSYDSISLIKGSQTVLYGSGGSGGTVILKRNKPALNEQGYHASYSGVVRSNGEGGSISADIAGGNDNGYIRFIGEVADVDSYEDGNGDTVRSAYESRSGSLILGAQLSDNTDLTMSYDRNEERDVLYAGANMDSPESNADIYRMKLEHQFSHSAIQSLKAELFQSNVDHLMDSYSLRNRSMGMYAPSTSDTTGGRITLDAWFGAHQATFGVDYQKNSRNGVVYNYPANQPMGQLWPDVIIEQVGLFGEVNRRLSSLDQIKLGLRYDYITANADNVNTLFMMTQTAAGLYGTVPHQQNEHNIAGFATWQHKLGSDYQLAMTASRSVRTADATERYMAKNNWIGNPWIAPEKHHQLEWVFSNVGETPWSISAYYNRVNDYILRYKASGKDRYQNVDAEIYGADLEYQYPINHQWLLKSSLSYTVGNNVDSNQPLSRISPLSAQLQALYSATTWEAGVVGRFVAAQNNVCLAASDCGGLDVTKTPGYGVVDLFMDYRLSPAISMAAGVDNLFDKTYRNHESRDDVFDPIPLQVNEPGRSVWLKLTGRF
- a CDS encoding lipid A deacylase LpxR family protein; amino-acid sequence: MKPQYLQLLIALTLSSTSAVAAPWTHNLYFENDLFADTDQSYTNGIRLAWVSPDIDTYLYDPELPSWLREVNYWFTPLYPDPENSKDNIHRNLVFTIGQQMYTPEDPDRTTIDPNDRPYAGWLYAGFGYHAKTQNTLNSVEVNLGVVGPAAFAQEAQDLVHRTRGIDLFQGWDNQLKNEPGFQVVWEHKHRLSKRPIYGRLSYDFITHYGGSLGNVATYANTGAELRFGFRLPDDFGTSALRPGGDNSAPGNEDPRLRKGWGLHAFASFDGRLVLQNIFLDGNSYQDSHSVSKKHIVADAAIGVAGVYNKWKVSFARVYRTKEFETQLDAQSYGSLTVSYSY
- a CDS encoding disulfide bond formation protein B; protein product: MVKKITVLTLGQHTKIGLHVKKTDNTLFSYRRLNLVGFFITGASLAYASTVLEQHLSAINCSLCSIVRLSLLCMSIVFLLAFVHNPWTFGQRLYGLINWLFAILGLSAAGRYVWLELQHAETICSAGFNRDFETLSSTLPFLSDLQTLLANNNECLDNTWQYLGLSLPQITMGVFILLFLITWRLLTRRPEPKLFF
- a CDS encoding YdbL family protein, which translates into the protein MIQTTTKLLSALLLLVSVIATPAWAVTLGEAKAQGLVGETPSGYLASVHATPNNNTLHLINEINTKRKSAYTKSAKKAGVTLKVMEIRIGQRLYDRALQGSYVQKPNGQWLKK
- a CDS encoding YnbE family lipoprotein, whose protein sequence is MQRNITVLSGVLLSSILLMGCSPKVQVAVPNEPININLNVKIEHKILIKVDREIDDLLSDQSDLF
- a CDS encoding YdbH domain-containing protein, which translates into the protein MKRWLLLSLVVLLALPSLSYVAMPFIAKNVVESWLLDQGFQKPVFSVEYPSHRELLISQISVEKHADNRVSTLTAGPIRITYEPWALFLRGELSRIEIPSASLDIAMTGKNSAEEPEEDLSSLDLSLLLPDSWLDFAPADELVIGQLSVKWHGPNQPLYQFTGNIFLTQERLLSRVLSSINEKELTHSDITLLKDNRFTINIIDRAAPIFNPVFRLTGQLFSNDDTITLQTLHSLDLEKTLKLARLLALPEIEKIPAISGSYSGKTDLSFAKYYEGNIEEWLLSLTTTQDNRFNMWASHPLRGVNGTLNTTEDISLKSLYLNLSSAIGYSYPNKLKLSLAPQSELSIFQFRRSELAITKANIKLNSAFNIQDNGTTTIEPFSITITPHAISNADIYIASKPIKLALKDIDVTQRTASINIKAGLINLRQGTQKLPSLSVSGNIYAHLHHLKVGLSVQSKDIALSTAISMSADLDRELIDAQWRTKEISLAGSKAQWQPYLPFMLPEALTFTSGNYTQTGHFQWFSGRLDGTINHIANNISLTHENIAVDGISINSKTHLRDKRIDEQGSLTVDKIDAGIQISNLKSEFRLNKLGTTNAIADIRHLSGSLLEGTFQLAPFYSVLSPLTINTDLYLRSLSLDALLQLEQQPGLSGEGILDGDLPLRYSIVGLSVSQGKLQARGPGIIRYQPNASIQALRDSYLGLGIALDALSNFHYNKLSILADYSPDGALLLKTQLGGNNPEWNNGQQVNFSVNIEENLHKLMKTLQFTDELTNRIEKRYRTP
- a CDS encoding O-methyltransferase, with the translated sequence MEYLVNEAVEDYAFLNTSEEPPLLTELISATNETMGWPQKLSGRLVGRTLKMLSAIHQPKRALEIGMFTGYSALSIAEGMPADGKLICCETNPRAIEFAKTFFERSEHGNKIDVIFGKALDTLETIDGPLDFTFIDADKRSYLDYYLKVKELTRPGGLIILDNVLWSGKVLQPESEIDDTLVETNRLIADDPDMENVFLTVRDGLNIVRKIR